From one Lycium ferocissimum isolate CSIRO_LF1 chromosome 5, AGI_CSIRO_Lferr_CH_V1, whole genome shotgun sequence genomic stretch:
- the LOC132058591 gene encoding uncharacterized protein LOC132058591: HVSLMSFTSSLVANLGANTPLSLSFLSYTAIALVYGGIMIYRRQKLQVPWYWYALLGLADVQGNFLVNKAYQYSSITSVTILDCWTIAWVMILTWLFLGTRYSSWQFFGAVVCLGGLGLVLLSDAKVGGGSGGSKTLLGDIFVIIGTFFFSMSNVGEEFCVKKKDRIEVVSMIGLFGLLVTIIEIPILERKSLESVEWSPELILAFCGYAVASFMFYTIVPFLLKMSGSTLFNLSLLTSDVCAVLIRTFFYKQKILLSIFSPIQ; this comes from the exons CATGTATCACTTATGAGTTTCACTTCTTCTCTAGTGGCAAATCttg GTGCAAATACTCCACTTTCCCTGTCATTCTTATCTTATACAGCAATAGCTTTGGTGTATGGAGGCATCATGATTTACAGGAGGCAGAAATTACAG GTTCCTTGGTATTGGTATGCCCTTTTAGGTTTAGCTGATGTCCAGGGAAATTTTCTTG TAAATAAAGCATATCAGTATTCATCAATCACCAGTGTAACCATACTGGATTGCTGGACAATAGCTTGGGTGATGATTTTGACGTGGTTATTTTTGGGCACACGATATTCTTCATGGCAATTCTTTGGTGCAGTAGTATGTTTAGGTGGTCTTGGACTTGTCCTTTTATCAGATGCTAAGGTGGGTGGTGGAAGCG GTGGTTCCAAAACTCTTCTTGGTGATATATTTGTCATAATAGGAACATTTTTCTTCTCAATGAGCAATGTTGGTGAG GAGTTTtgtgtgaaaaagaaagatcgTATCGAAGTGGTTTCCATGATTGGTCTTTTCGGCTTGCTTGTTACTATAATTGAGAT ACCAATCTTGGAAAGGAAGAGTTTGGAATCAGTCGAGTGGTCTCCAGAGCTT aTTTTAGCTTTCTGTGGCTATGCAGTGGCAAGCTTTATGTTCTACACCATTGTTCCCTTTCTTCTCAAA ATGAGCGGATCTACGTTGTTCAATCTATCTCTTCTCACATCTGATGTGTGCGCAGTTTTAATTAGAACCTTTTTCTACAAGCAAAAGATACTTTTATCCATTTTTTCCCCTATTCAATGA